ACAAGCTCTTAACGCCGATTCAACTCGATATCACGTTGAGGAGCGAGGCGTCGATGCACATCGACGGTCTCTACACGGTGGACGAGAGCGCCCTGGATGCCGCGTCAGGTGAGATGCTAGCTGCCCTGCAACGTCGTGGCTTGCTCAAGGCCCTCTACACCATCATCGTGTCCCTTGAGCAGATCCCCGCACTCATCGAGCGAAAAAACCGCCGGCCGTCGTCCCTCCGGGCGAGCGGCTGAGCATGGGTGCGATAGCTGCTCTAAAGGTGCCACGGCTCGCGGATGTCAGTCCGCGACGATTCCACGAGGAGATCGTTCCCGCATCGCAACCCGTCGTGCTTGAGCAAGCGGCAGCTCACTGGGCCCTAGTGCGTCACGCCCAACACGATCACGCAGCCTGTGCCGACTACCTGCGCAAGCGCGCCACCGCCCACCGAGCCACCACCTTCGTCGCCCCAGCATCGGCACACGGTCGTTTCGGCTACACCGATGATCTCGGGGGCCTGAACTTCGACCGCCTGGCATGGACCCTTGCGCACATTCTGAACACGCTGGTATCGCCAGCCCAGGATACAGCTCACTACGCCGGCGCCCTGCCGCTCGGCAAGTACTTCCCGGCGTTGTCTGGCGAACTGCCCTGGTCAGTTTCCGATTCGATCCCGAGCGCGCAGCCCTTCCTCTGGATAGGCGGACGCTGCCGGGTTGGCGCACACTACGATTCGCCGCACAACTTGGCTTGCGTCGCCGCCGGACGGCGCCGTTTCACTCTCTTCCCGACTGACCAGGTGGCGAACCTCTACGTTGGCCCCATCGACTTTACTCCCGCCGGACAGGCGATGAGTCTCGTCGATTTTCACAGTCCGGACTGGCAACGCTACCCGCGTTTCAGGGATGCGTGCCAGCATGCACTGGTGGCGGATCTCGCGCCCGGGGACGTGTTGTTCATACCCGCCATGT
This region of Pseudomonadota bacterium genomic DNA includes:
- a CDS encoding cupin-like domain-containing protein, coding for MGAIAALKVPRLADVSPRRFHEEIVPASQPVVLEQAAAHWALVRHAQHDHAACADYLRKRATAHRATTFVAPASAHGRFGYTDDLGGLNFDRLAWTLAHILNTLVSPAQDTAHYAGALPLGKYFPALSGELPWSVSDSIPSAQPFLWIGGRCRVGAHYDSPHNLACVAAGRRRFTLFPTDQVANLYVGPIDFTPAGQAMSLVDFHSPDWQRYPRFRDACQHALVADLAPGDVLFIPAMWWHHVESLDDFNVLVNYWWPAGDPCVDDPLTTMIHALLSLRHLPPAQRQAWRSLFDHYIFQHDLPEHSLEHLPERSHGVLGALDPSQALRQHALVAERLALPSAGETTVLRGRS